The Burkholderia ubonensis genome has a window encoding:
- a CDS encoding DUF2827 domain-containing protein translates to MTYIDQAASGGTRRERPAVGISLFARDGQAIWENGIHQNIAYLAMMLKRSDRVGPVYFLNGGDARALPAGLDLDGLDVPLVQPNDVTHALDVVIEMGAQLPVEWLKHMKALGKKRIACFVGHTYSGLAETPIFEKPSGHIFNGAPFDEVWVLEKSKTIDVPLLRTLTRAPVHTIPHIWSPYFLDRRIAALAGEGATFGYQPGRAAWRLATLEPNISVVKTCHIPMLACEELYRARPEAVELLFVVNSMHLKEHPTFLHFANSLDLVRQHKATFEPRIDLPGFMARHADAVVSHHWENPQNYLYYDVLYGGYPLIHNSTLLGDAGYYYPDFDAATGGRALLDAWQHHDTRLDDYRAKADRLLKSVSIDNPANLDAFVARLVA, encoded by the coding sequence GTGACGTACATCGATCAAGCCGCGTCAGGCGGCACTCGCAGAGAACGCCCGGCCGTCGGCATCTCGCTGTTCGCGCGAGACGGCCAGGCGATCTGGGAAAACGGCATCCACCAGAACATCGCGTACCTCGCGATGATGCTGAAGCGCTCCGACCGCGTCGGCCCCGTCTACTTCCTGAACGGCGGCGACGCACGCGCGCTGCCCGCCGGGCTCGACCTCGACGGCCTCGACGTGCCGCTCGTGCAGCCGAACGACGTCACGCACGCACTCGACGTCGTGATCGAGATGGGCGCGCAACTGCCGGTCGAATGGCTCAAGCACATGAAGGCGCTCGGCAAGAAGCGCATCGCGTGCTTCGTCGGCCATACCTACAGCGGCCTCGCCGAAACGCCGATCTTCGAGAAGCCGTCCGGGCACATCTTCAACGGCGCGCCGTTCGACGAAGTGTGGGTGCTGGAGAAATCGAAGACGATCGACGTGCCGCTGCTGCGCACGCTCACGCGCGCGCCGGTCCATACGATTCCGCACATCTGGTCGCCGTACTTCCTCGACCGGCGCATTGCCGCGCTCGCGGGCGAAGGCGCGACGTTCGGCTACCAGCCGGGCCGCGCGGCCTGGCGGCTCGCGACGCTCGAGCCGAACATCTCGGTCGTGAAGACCTGCCATATCCCGATGCTCGCGTGCGAGGAGCTCTATCGCGCGCGCCCGGAAGCGGTCGAGCTCCTGTTCGTCGTCAATTCGATGCACCTGAAGGAGCACCCGACCTTCCTGCACTTCGCGAACAGTCTCGACCTCGTCCGCCAGCACAAGGCGACCTTCGAGCCGCGCATCGACCTGCCCGGCTTCATGGCGCGCCACGCGGACGCGGTCGTCTCCCATCACTGGGAAAACCCGCAGAACTATCTGTACTACGACGTGCTGTACGGCGGCTATCCGCTGATCCACAACTCGACGCTGCTCGGCGACGCCGGCTACTACTACCCGGATTTCGATGCGGCGACGGGCGGCCGCGCGCTGCTCGACGCATGGCAGCATCACGACACGCGGCTCGATGACTACCGCGCGAAGGCCGACCGGCTGCTGAAGTCGGTCTCGATCGACAACCCCGCGAACCTCGACGCGTTCGTCGCGCGTCTGGTCGCCTGA
- a CDS encoding DUF2827 domain-containing protein — MSDSNARQAPGEGKRLVVGVSLFVRGAGQSLWENGIFQNCLLLILLLRQSPLVAEAVMVNGGEQVADPQMMLGEWNVPLLSMDEAMQRCDVLIEMSAQFNADYLRAFRERGGKVVTMRVGNDYVIDIERAMFNKPSGFLFSGAPYDSVWTIPEFERSCLHYYQTGLRAPVTIVPHIWHPLLFDKARATLGPGLSFGYQPGKPRWRVTMFEPNICMVKTSIIPMLVTEEAYRAKPDFLEIVRVCNTLHLKDHTTFVHFAKRLDIVDHGLTTFESRYAVYEFMAAFGDAVVSHTWENAQNYLYYELLYGDYPLIHNSPFLGDAGYFYPDFDCQAGGRALLQAFAEHDANLDTYRERSKRVLDSVSIYNPDNVAAYTDAIASLYRDA; from the coding sequence ATGTCGGACTCCAATGCCCGTCAAGCGCCCGGCGAGGGCAAGCGTCTCGTCGTCGGCGTGTCGCTGTTCGTGCGCGGCGCCGGCCAGTCGCTGTGGGAAAACGGCATCTTCCAGAACTGCCTGCTGCTGATCCTGCTGCTGCGGCAGTCGCCGCTCGTCGCGGAAGCCGTGATGGTGAACGGCGGCGAACAGGTCGCCGATCCGCAGATGATGCTCGGCGAATGGAACGTGCCGCTCCTGTCGATGGACGAGGCGATGCAGCGCTGCGACGTGCTGATCGAGATGAGCGCGCAGTTCAACGCCGATTACCTGCGCGCGTTCCGCGAGCGCGGCGGCAAGGTGGTGACGATGCGGGTCGGCAACGACTACGTGATCGACATCGAGCGCGCGATGTTCAACAAGCCGTCGGGCTTCCTGTTCTCCGGCGCACCGTACGACAGCGTGTGGACGATTCCCGAATTCGAGCGTTCGTGCCTGCATTACTACCAGACGGGCCTGCGCGCGCCGGTGACGATCGTCCCGCACATCTGGCATCCGCTGCTGTTCGACAAGGCGCGCGCGACACTCGGGCCCGGCCTCTCGTTCGGCTACCAGCCCGGCAAGCCACGCTGGCGCGTGACGATGTTCGAGCCGAACATCTGCATGGTGAAGACGAGCATCATCCCGATGCTCGTGACCGAGGAAGCGTATCGCGCGAAGCCGGATTTCCTGGAGATCGTGCGCGTGTGCAACACGCTGCACCTGAAGGACCACACGACGTTCGTCCACTTCGCGAAGCGCCTCGACATCGTCGATCACGGCCTCACGACGTTCGAGAGCCGCTATGCGGTGTACGAGTTCATGGCGGCGTTCGGCGACGCGGTGGTGTCGCACACGTGGGAGAACGCGCAGAACTATCTGTATTACGAACTGCTGTACGGCGACTATCCGCTGATCCACAACTCGCCGTTCCTCGGCGACGCCGGGTATTTCTATCCTGACTTCGACTGCCAGGCCGGCGGCCGCGCGCTGCTGCAGGCGTTCGCGGAGCACGACGCGAACCTCGACACGTACCGCGAGCGCTCGAAGCGCGTACTCGATTCGGTCAGCATCTACAACCCGGACAACGTCGCCGCGTATACGGACGCGATCGCGTCGCTCTATCGCGACGCCTGA
- a CDS encoding DUF2827 family protein, with amino-acid sequence MKINVAITINVQRDAAQSIWYNGANQHCVYLAMLLKQSPLVGNVWLAHDDGIADYPEALMMDEFRDALRPLSAIVHQTDLLIEMNAFIHPSHADAVRQRGGKCVSYRFGNDYVIAVETINFGKNDWRPNPHRVQFDEIWTNPQHAHTCAAYFQAVYRAPVFVLPHIWSPYFIERSLDADPELKARFGYRNHGLAKRIAFFEPNLNVVKSAVVPMLAANACYVAHPELVEHVYMTNTFDKKENVAFKHLALGLEMVQDGKATADVRAPFVAWAAHHTDIVVSHHWENGLNYLLYDALYGNYPLVHNSPFLRDVGYYYADFDIFDAARAIATAAQTHDARLDDYAAAARRCLQQVDTLAEHNVRTYSEQIQRLFGGRTPG; translated from the coding sequence ATGAAGATCAACGTTGCGATAACGATCAACGTGCAGCGCGACGCGGCGCAATCGATCTGGTACAACGGCGCGAACCAGCACTGCGTGTACCTGGCCATGCTGCTGAAGCAGTCGCCGCTCGTCGGCAACGTCTGGCTCGCGCACGACGACGGCATCGCCGACTATCCGGAAGCGCTGATGATGGACGAATTCCGCGACGCGCTGCGGCCGCTGTCGGCAATCGTCCACCAGACCGACCTGCTGATCGAGATGAACGCGTTCATTCATCCGAGCCATGCGGACGCGGTCCGGCAGCGCGGCGGCAAGTGCGTGTCTTACCGTTTCGGCAACGACTACGTGATCGCGGTCGAAACGATCAACTTCGGGAAGAACGACTGGCGGCCCAACCCGCATCGCGTGCAGTTCGACGAGATCTGGACCAACCCGCAGCATGCGCACACCTGCGCGGCCTATTTCCAGGCGGTCTACCGCGCGCCCGTGTTCGTGCTGCCGCACATCTGGTCGCCGTACTTCATCGAGCGCAGCCTCGACGCCGATCCCGAGCTGAAGGCGCGTTTCGGCTACCGGAACCACGGGCTTGCGAAGCGCATCGCGTTCTTCGAGCCGAACCTCAACGTCGTCAAGAGCGCCGTCGTGCCGATGCTCGCGGCGAACGCGTGCTACGTCGCGCATCCGGAGCTGGTCGAGCACGTCTACATGACCAATACGTTCGACAAGAAGGAAAACGTCGCCTTCAAGCATCTCGCGCTCGGGCTGGAAATGGTCCAGGACGGCAAGGCAACCGCTGACGTGCGCGCGCCGTTCGTCGCATGGGCCGCACACCACACCGACATCGTCGTGTCGCACCATTGGGAAAACGGCCTGAACTACCTGCTCTACGACGCGCTGTACGGCAACTACCCGCTGGTGCACAACTCGCCGTTCCTGCGCGACGTCGGCTACTACTACGCGGACTTCGACATCTTCGACGCGGCGCGGGCGATCGCCACCGCCGCGCAGACCCACGATGCGCGGCTCGACGACTACGCGGCGGCGGCACGCCGCTGCCTGCAACAGGTCGATACGCTCGCCGAGCACAACGTGCGTACGTATTCGGAGCAGATCCAGCGCCTGTTCGGCGGCCGTACGCCGGGCTGA
- a CDS encoding FkbM family methyltransferase, with translation MNQTIRNFVVIESIHGPFLINRHCDLQADALIKTGRPHIQRELDTIMHVIDQLPDGAIAVDGGANAGLVCVPIAHRLRERGGQVYAFEPQRTLYHALGGTIALNELDNLHLLNMGLGSSNGTMKVPDVDYGRASDFGQVSLVGEHAAGGTPTPIVRLDSLGLPRLDFLKLDIEGMEIDALRGARQLIETHLPWCWIEYWKVGMEAIADTFAGLDYTFFQIDGLNMLCVPNARWDRQRLFISGEPLVTAPAAQRGAAAAAIADADAPETNWNRALEHEARCEWGHAIDRWLRARGRGLDDDAIAFQLASCYGFAGVPDAGLAALERFGDRAVLPDPLRGRVELARSALLLRAGRRDEAARATIVSEKVLSAAQFGLPIERLYDGQPLHGKRLLVVSYGGIGDQLQYARYLHALDALGCAAVTVIVPAALATLMRHTFPQIEFVAAQGPWIDASELAHDYWCSFLVLAAIFGFAPAPEHAPATYLSCPPERAAAWRERIARDGSAPGTRRIGLNWRGREESDARFLRAASVRDLAPLARLHGHAAYCVNREMSAQSEQTDLPITFAHHAIEDFSDLAALMLAMDAVVTTCTAHIHLAGALGVPAVLLLSPKADARWETGSQTALYRSVRIARAAHPGRWDDAIDRALTYVLGEFRK, from the coding sequence ATGAATCAGACCATCCGCAATTTCGTCGTGATCGAATCGATCCACGGCCCGTTCCTGATCAATCGGCACTGCGACCTGCAGGCCGACGCGCTGATCAAGACCGGCCGCCCGCATATCCAGCGCGAGCTCGACACGATCATGCACGTGATCGACCAACTGCCCGACGGCGCGATCGCGGTGGACGGCGGCGCGAACGCCGGGCTGGTGTGCGTGCCGATTGCGCACCGGCTGCGCGAGCGCGGCGGCCAGGTGTACGCCTTCGAGCCGCAGCGCACGCTCTATCATGCGCTGGGCGGCACCATCGCGCTCAATGAGCTCGACAACCTCCATCTGCTCAACATGGGGCTCGGCAGCAGCAACGGCACGATGAAGGTGCCGGACGTCGACTACGGACGCGCGAGCGACTTCGGCCAGGTCTCGCTCGTCGGCGAACACGCGGCGGGCGGCACGCCGACGCCGATCGTCAGACTCGATTCGCTCGGCCTGCCGCGGCTCGATTTTCTGAAGCTCGACATCGAAGGGATGGAGATCGACGCGCTGCGCGGCGCGCGGCAGCTGATCGAAACGCATCTGCCGTGGTGCTGGATCGAGTACTGGAAGGTCGGCATGGAGGCGATCGCCGACACGTTCGCCGGGCTCGACTACACGTTCTTCCAGATCGACGGGCTCAACATGCTGTGCGTGCCGAATGCGCGCTGGGACCGGCAGCGGTTGTTCATCTCGGGCGAGCCGCTCGTCACCGCGCCGGCTGCGCAACGCGGCGCTGCCGCCGCTGCGATAGCGGACGCCGACGCGCCCGAAACGAACTGGAACCGCGCGCTCGAGCACGAGGCGCGCTGCGAATGGGGGCACGCGATCGACCGCTGGCTACGCGCGCGCGGCCGCGGCCTCGACGACGATGCGATCGCGTTCCAGCTCGCGTCGTGCTACGGCTTCGCCGGCGTGCCCGACGCCGGCCTCGCGGCGCTCGAACGCTTCGGCGACCGGGCCGTACTGCCCGACCCGCTGCGCGGCCGCGTCGAGCTGGCACGCTCGGCGCTGCTGCTGCGCGCCGGTCGGCGCGACGAAGCGGCACGCGCGACCATCGTCAGCGAGAAAGTGCTGAGCGCCGCGCAGTTCGGGTTGCCGATCGAGCGGCTCTACGACGGCCAGCCGCTGCACGGCAAGCGGCTGCTCGTGGTCAGCTACGGCGGCATTGGCGATCAGCTTCAATACGCGCGCTACCTGCATGCGCTCGACGCGCTCGGCTGCGCGGCGGTGACGGTCATCGTCCCGGCCGCGCTGGCCACGCTGATGCGCCACACGTTCCCGCAGATCGAATTCGTCGCCGCGCAGGGCCCGTGGATCGACGCGTCGGAACTTGCACACGATTACTGGTGCTCGTTCCTCGTGCTGGCCGCAATCTTCGGCTTTGCGCCGGCGCCGGAGCACGCACCGGCCACCTATCTGTCATGCCCGCCGGAGCGCGCGGCCGCGTGGCGCGAGCGCATCGCGCGCGACGGCAGCGCGCCCGGCACGCGCCGCATCGGGCTGAACTGGCGCGGTCGCGAAGAGAGCGACGCACGCTTTCTGCGAGCGGCCAGCGTGCGCGATCTGGCGCCGCTCGCACGCCTGCACGGACACGCGGCGTACTGCGTGAATCGCGAAATGTCCGCGCAGTCCGAGCAGACGGATCTGCCGATCACCTTCGCGCATCATGCGATCGAGGATTTCAGCGACCTGGCCGCGCTGATGCTCGCGATGGACGCGGTCGTCACGACCTGCACCGCGCATATCCATCTGGCCGGCGCGTTGGGCGTGCCGGCAGTTCTGCTGCTGAGCCCGAAGGCCGATGCGCGCTGGGAAACCGGTTCGCAGACGGCGCTGTACCGCAGTGTCCGGATAGCGCGCGCCGCCCATCCCGGCCGATGGGATGACGCGATCGATCGCGCGCTCACGTACGTGCTTGGAGAGTTCCGGAAGTGA
- a CDS encoding EAL domain-containing protein, which produces MNAVEPRLEANRERNRDDIECVFGASDDHPDSASVRSFVESRLGFAREPVCRADLSGGVLYHECLARLRWGAGESLAPGAFLPRLEALGLMRWFDQLVVSRTIDALRADPNAVYGCNIAAASAVLDSAWLAIFRRLEREPSVAARLVVEITETEPLNPVAGRAFVHRFRQAGCRIAIDDFGAGHSAHNHFVVGRPDIVKLDRSVLSLIKRNAIGRYQFRRLIAFAHENAGHVVVEGVETELDREILVDSGVAWAQGIRFSWRSPAAA; this is translated from the coding sequence ATGAATGCGGTCGAACCTCGCCTGGAGGCTAACAGGGAACGGAATCGGGACGATATCGAGTGCGTGTTCGGCGCGTCGGACGATCACCCGGATTCCGCGTCGGTACGCAGTTTCGTCGAAAGCCGGCTCGGGTTCGCGCGCGAGCCCGTATGCCGGGCCGATCTGTCCGGCGGCGTTCTGTATCACGAATGCCTCGCGCGGTTGCGCTGGGGCGCGGGCGAGAGTTTGGCGCCAGGCGCATTTCTGCCGCGCCTCGAGGCGCTCGGCCTGATGCGCTGGTTCGACCAGCTCGTGGTCAGCCGGACGATCGATGCGCTGCGTGCCGATCCGAATGCCGTATACGGCTGCAACATCGCGGCGGCGAGTGCGGTGCTCGACAGCGCGTGGCTAGCGATCTTCCGGCGCCTCGAACGTGAGCCGTCGGTTGCAGCGCGGCTGGTCGTCGAGATCACGGAGACGGAGCCGCTGAACCCCGTTGCCGGGCGCGCGTTCGTGCATCGGTTCCGCCAGGCCGGCTGCCGGATCGCGATCGACGATTTCGGCGCGGGCCACAGCGCGCACAACCATTTCGTGGTCGGCCGTCCGGACATCGTGAAGCTGGACCGGTCGGTGCTATCGCTGATCAAGCGCAATGCGATCGGGCGCTACCAGTTTCGCCGGCTCATTGCGTTCGCGCACGAGAACGCGGGGCACGTCGTCGTCGAAGGCGTGGAGACCGAGCTCGACCGGGAGATTCTGGTGGATTCCGGCGTCGCGTGGGCGCAGGGCATCCGCTTCTCGTGGCGGTCGCCGGCCGCCGCGTGA
- a CDS encoding DUF2827 domain-containing protein, protein MTSPVLNGLRIGITIGLRAPDESLWINGIKQNALFLAKLLMASPHGYRVTLVNTTDVPLTDALPWDRAVYDTRAFADAKDTLDVLIELGGQIDAAQTAYLKARGAKLVSYCCGVEYINAMESMLFGRRLWDSLFINRGFDEVWAIPQIAPSSLPFLQSLRRCPGRVVPFVWDPMFLAERAGTLPGHGEYRPSGTPAKRLTVMEPNHNVVKFCVYPLLIIDEAYRREPDAIAFTHVTNADRLARESQEFVMLMNYLEVVRAGKASFVGRFDTPVFLSELTDIVVSHQWENPLNYFYFDVCWQGYPLVHNASLAPDLGYYYPDNDVQQGADALLRALRTHDDDWQGYALRQRKILRRYTSANPALVAEYDALFANLIGATLA, encoded by the coding sequence ATGACGTCTCCTGTCCTGAACGGCCTGCGCATCGGCATCACGATCGGCCTGCGCGCCCCCGACGAAAGCCTGTGGATCAACGGCATCAAGCAGAACGCGCTGTTCCTCGCGAAGCTGCTGATGGCGTCGCCGCACGGCTACCGCGTGACGCTCGTCAACACCACCGACGTGCCGCTGACCGATGCGCTGCCGTGGGATCGCGCGGTGTACGACACGCGCGCGTTCGCCGACGCGAAGGACACGCTCGACGTGCTGATCGAGCTCGGCGGGCAGATCGACGCCGCGCAGACCGCATACCTGAAGGCGCGCGGCGCGAAGCTCGTCAGCTATTGCTGCGGCGTCGAGTACATCAACGCGATGGAGTCGATGCTGTTCGGCCGCCGGCTGTGGGATTCGCTCTTCATCAACCGCGGCTTCGACGAGGTGTGGGCGATCCCGCAGATCGCGCCGTCGTCGCTGCCGTTCCTGCAGTCGCTGCGCCGCTGCCCGGGGCGCGTCGTGCCGTTCGTCTGGGATCCGATGTTCCTGGCCGAGCGCGCCGGCACGCTGCCCGGGCACGGCGAATACCGGCCGAGCGGCACGCCCGCGAAGCGGCTCACGGTGATGGAGCCGAACCACAACGTCGTGAAGTTCTGCGTGTATCCGCTGCTGATCATCGACGAGGCGTATCGCCGCGAGCCGGACGCGATCGCGTTTACGCACGTGACGAACGCGGACCGTCTCGCGCGCGAGAGCCAGGAGTTCGTGATGCTGATGAACTACCTGGAGGTCGTGCGCGCCGGCAAGGCGAGTTTCGTCGGCCGCTTCGACACGCCGGTGTTCCTGTCCGAGCTGACCGACATCGTCGTGTCGCACCAATGGGAAAACCCGCTCAACTACTTCTACTTCGACGTGTGCTGGCAGGGCTATCCGCTCGTGCACAACGCGAGCCTCGCGCCCGATCTCGGCTACTACTACCCGGACAACGACGTGCAGCAGGGCGCTGACGCGCTGCTGCGCGCGCTGCGCACGCACGACGACGACTGGCAAGGGTATGCGCTGCGCCAGCGCAAGATCCTGCGGCGCTATACGTCCGCGAACCCCGCGCTCGTCGCCGAGTACGACGCGCTGTTCGCGAATCTGATCGGCGCGACGCTCGCGTGA